A region of Channa argus isolate prfri chromosome 8, Channa argus male v1.0, whole genome shotgun sequence DNA encodes the following proteins:
- the LOC137131852 gene encoding AP-1 complex subunit sigma-2 isoform X3: MQFMLLFSRQGKLRLQKWYVPLSDKEKKKITRELVQTVLARKPKMCSFLEWRDLKIVYKRYASLYFCCAIEDQDNELITLEIIHRYVELLDKYFGSVCELDIIFNFEKAYFILDEFLLGGEAQETSKKNVLKAIEQADLLQESQSEDWGSLPNEEIL; this comes from the exons ATGCAGTTCATGCTTCTCTTCAGTCGACAAGGCAAGCTCAGGCTTCAGAAATGGTACGTGCCTTTGTCTGataaggagaagaaaaagatcACCAGAGAATTGGTGCAGACAGTCCTGGCCCGAAAGCCCAAAATGTGCAGCTTTCTTGAATGGAGAGACCTCAAGATTGTATATAAGAG ATATGCCAGCTTGTACTTCTGCTGTGCAATAGAGGACCAGGACAATGAGCTCATCACACTGGAGATCATCCACAGATATGTGGAGTTGCTGGATAAATACTTTGGCAGT GTTTGTGAGCTTGACATCATTTTCAACTTTGAAAAGGCCTACTTTATTCTGGATGAGTTCTTGTTGGGTGGGGAGGCTCAGGAGACATCCAAAAAGAATGTATTAAAGGCCATTGAGCAGGCAGACCTTCTACAGGAG
- the LOC137131844 gene encoding retinoschisin-like yields MEVTARCAVMLGFLLLCQALITVQEGEQVPQEELQESQQMLTSTWNMKACTCDCESADSPTRTPAVTAPVLSTSLSPPPQGHTLNCMPECPYHRALGFESGSVTSDQISCSNQDQYTGWYSSWIPNKARLNNQGFGCAWLSKFNDQYQWIQIDLMESGVVSGILTQGRCDADEWITKYSIQYRTVETLNWIYYKDQTGNNRVFYGNSDRSSTVQNLLRPPIVARYIRLLPLGWHTRIAMRMELLMCMNKCI; encoded by the exons ATGGAGGTCACAGCTCGTTGTGCTGTTATGCTGGGGTTCCTGCTTCTATGTCAGG CCCTGATCACTGTTCAG GAAGGAGAGCAGGTCCCAcaggaggagctgcaggagaGCCAACAGATGCTGACATCAACGTGGAACATGAAAGCCTGCACCTGTGACTGTGAATCTGCTGATTCACCCACACGCACCCCTGCTGTCACAGCACCTGTCCTTTCAACCTCACTGTCGCCGCCACCTCAGGGTCACACACTGAACTGCATGCCAG AATGTCCCTACCACCGAGCCCTGGGCTTTGAGTCTGGTTCGGTGACATCAGACCAGATCAGCTGTTCCAATCAGGACCAGTACACAGGCTGGTACTCCTCCTGGATCCCCAACAAGGCTCGACTTAACAACCAAGGCTTTGG GTGTGCATGGCTGTCCAAGTTCAATGACCAGTACCAGTGGATCCAGATTGACTTGATGGAATCGGGAGTGGTGTCTGGCATCCTCACCCAGGGCCGCTGTGATGCAGATGAGTGGATTACTAAATATAGCATCCAGTACCGAACTGTGGAGACTCTTAACTGGATCTACTACAAAGACCAGACAGGAAACAACAGG GTCTTCTACGGGAACTCTGACCGCTCCTCCACAGTGCAGAACCTGCTTCGCCCTCCTATAGTGGCTCGTTATATCCGCCTCCTGCCGCTGGGCTGGCACACCCGCATTGCCATGAGGATGGAGCTACTAATGTGCATGAACAAGTGCATCTGA
- the LOC137131852 gene encoding AP-1 complex subunit sigma-2 isoform X2 — translation MQFMLLFSRQGKLRLQKWYVPLSDKEKKKITRELVQTVLARKPKMCSFLEWRDLKIVYKRYASLYFCCAIEDQDNELITLEIIHRYVELLDKYFGSVCELDIIFNFEKAYFILDEFLLGGEAQETSKKNVLKAIEQADLLQEEAETPRSVLEEIGLT, via the exons ATGCAGTTCATGCTTCTCTTCAGTCGACAAGGCAAGCTCAGGCTTCAGAAATGGTACGTGCCTTTGTCTGataaggagaagaaaaagatcACCAGAGAATTGGTGCAGACAGTCCTGGCCCGAAAGCCCAAAATGTGCAGCTTTCTTGAATGGAGAGACCTCAAGATTGTATATAAGAG ATATGCCAGCTTGTACTTCTGCTGTGCAATAGAGGACCAGGACAATGAGCTCATCACACTGGAGATCATCCACAGATATGTGGAGTTGCTGGATAAATACTTTGGCAGT GTTTGTGAGCTTGACATCATTTTCAACTTTGAAAAGGCCTACTTTATTCTGGATGAGTTCTTGTTGGGTGGGGAGGCTCAGGAGACATCCAAAAAGAATGTATTAAAGGCCATTGAGCAGGCAGACCTTCTACAGGAG
- the LOC137131852 gene encoding AP-1 complex subunit sigma-2 isoform X1, producing the protein MQFMLLFSRQGKLRLQKWYVPLSDKEKKKITRELVQTVLARKPKMCSFLEWRDLKIVYKRYASLYFCCAIEDQDNELITLEIIHRYVELLDKYFGSVCELDIIFNFEKAYFILDEFLLGGEAQETSKKNVLKAIEQADLLQENIDFQMRLFAGVMVPNMASESSGLFQN; encoded by the exons ATGCAGTTCATGCTTCTCTTCAGTCGACAAGGCAAGCTCAGGCTTCAGAAATGGTACGTGCCTTTGTCTGataaggagaagaaaaagatcACCAGAGAATTGGTGCAGACAGTCCTGGCCCGAAAGCCCAAAATGTGCAGCTTTCTTGAATGGAGAGACCTCAAGATTGTATATAAGAG ATATGCCAGCTTGTACTTCTGCTGTGCAATAGAGGACCAGGACAATGAGCTCATCACACTGGAGATCATCCACAGATATGTGGAGTTGCTGGATAAATACTTTGGCAGT GTTTGTGAGCTTGACATCATTTTCAACTTTGAAAAGGCCTACTTTATTCTGGATGAGTTCTTGTTGGGTGGGGAGGCTCAGGAGACATCCAAAAAGAATGTATTAAAGGCCATTGAGCAGGCAGACCTTCTACAGGAG AATATAGACTTTCAGATGCGCCTGTTTGCAG